Below is a genomic region from Meleagris gallopavo isolate NT-WF06-2002-E0010 breed Aviagen turkey brand Nicholas breeding stock chromosome 5, Turkey_5.1, whole genome shotgun sequence.
tattccaccaggaaaaagaaacctaTAAATTATTAACAACTTAAGATTCTGTAATAACTCCATAATTATTAAATGGTTACTAAGCAGTCAGTCACTCGTGACAGATTTACACTATACACATCACCCATAATGAATCACAaatctcaaaattaaaaaacttTCTTAGCCTGACAAACTTGTTAGACTAATGTATTATTCTTTATCAGAATATAGCATTACACAGTTCTATTTATACTGGATCGTGCAAGCATTCCTAAAGAACAGACTGAATTCTAAAGTCTCCACAGACAGACTTCCTTTTCAGGAGCACTGTATACATATGAAGCTTTGACATACTCCCACTCTGAACCAAACCAGGAAACTCACATTTACAGGCTGATAGCTTTGCATATTGTGAACTACTGCTGGAAGGCAGACAAACAAAAGGTTCTCTCAGGTAAGGAGGACATACTTacagctttgtttgcttttacattCCCATTTGGTTCTTGCTTTGtacttctcattttcattccctctgaaaacaaaaggaggggaaaaaaagactgtggTAACCAAGGTCCTGATAGGTGAAATACCTATTTGTCCTGAATTTTGCAATTTTATCTAGGAAATATcaatttctattctttttctctaaacCAGTGCAAGGATCAAATATgtggctgctcagagctgtgcagtctctctctttggagatcttcaaaagctgtCTGTATGTGGCCCTGGACACCCTACTCTATTTGACCTATTCCCTTAGGCAGGCTGTTTGGACAGGATGATCACCACATGTCCCTTCCAggctcagccattctgtgatttctacAACTTCCCAAATTTATTTTACCTATTGACTGCTGACCAGCCTTGTTTAAGAGCTGAGAAGCAACATGCATTTCCCAGCCTGCCAGACAGCCAATACAGATGATTTGGCAAATGCACCCAGAAGATAATACATACTTTCTCAAACGACTCTGATATATCCCAGTAGCAGTGTGTATAACACCTATCCTTTTTACAATGCTTACAAATGCTTTTGCTTGAAGGACAACAAACATAGTACAGAGATTTCAAGCAGTTGGAGTGAGAGAAAGTTGCCACCTAGTGTTATAAAGCAGGACTGCTTCGACGCCCACCCATATGTTTACAGTGGACATTTCCCCCTTGTTCACTACAAACATGGAATAGTTTGAGACTAAAAGAAGGTCGACTTAAattaggcagaaattctttagtgagagtgtggtgaggcactcTCACTTTCAGAGAATTTGTGGCtctcccatccctggaggcattgaaggccaggttAGACAGGGCACTGGGCGGCCTGATCTAGCAGGCATCAActctgcctatggcaggggtgttggaactggatgatctttaaggttccgTCCAACCCAAGCCTTCTTATGGTTCTAGGATGATTTCTGCAGAGTTTAGAGAACAAATAATAAACTAGTATCATTCAAACAGATTGTAAAAGAACTGCAAACTAACCCACTGACTAACAACAATATCTAAGAGACCTCTGTCATCATAGCCAGATGCAAACAGGACTTCgctcatataaaaaaaaaaaatagcccaGTGGATATGGTAAAACAACCACAATAGCAGCAGTGTGCTCAATGTCATCTGAAAACACCAAAttgcaaatgcaaaatataaaGCCACTGTTCTTCTGCAACAGGCAATTGCATCCTCCACTTCAACAGCAGTAAcaaactttgttttcatttcttaccCCCCTGACAGAAAAACTTCTCTCCCCAGACATCTCCAACACAAATCAGGTGGAAAGAAATTTTGCCCTTACCAAAGCTTTCCTTTAACATTGGCTCCTTCTGCTcatcatcctcctcctcttcagaCAGTGGTGAGAAAGCAAACCTTtaggagggaaagaaagataaCTTAGAGGAACATGTATTGCCACCTAATAGTTATTACTCCAACATTAACATTTATTCATTATTCTGGGTAGCATATTGTTTTGAAGACCTGTGTTCAACTATATAAACAAGAGTTCAAACAACTTCTTTTCAAATAAGTTCACCACCAGGAACAGACTGAATTTTAACTACGTGACTTCTCACACCTATTCCTGCATATGCTGCTTAGTATCCTACATTAGTATGCTATGGATCAGTATACTGCAACTAAAAATCACCCAACAGGGCTACTTTGGCTAAACGAGCACTCcccaaaacagtatttttagaaagagatgagaaaagcTGAACCTTTGGTTGTTAGCAGAAGGTCTCCACAGAATCATTATGACAAAAAGGATCATTGAGAACAGTAAGCGCCAGATAGCATCATCCACCCATAGCTCCTGCCAATCCTGtcaatgaaaacagaagcacaaaTAGAAGCTGTTAGGAAGAAAGCCCATGttttcagctctttccaaaGATGCATTACAGATGTGTCAAAGAGGCTACTTCCTACAACAGTGACAATTTTACTGTGTGGATACTACTCTAGACataattcacattaaaaaatctGTTCCAGAATCCTCAATCTCTTAGACTGacaaatttcagcttttcaaaagaGGCACCAACCATAGAAAGCATTCAATGTAAACTCACCGACTGACAGTCCACCAGCCTGAACTTCATGGTAGTCCAGATAATAAATACAATGGATGCTgcaagattaaaacaaacaaactgctTATTACTACAGAATGTGCTACTGTTTGTATATTGCTAACAGGATTGTGTTTCCCAACTGAAGGGTGAAGATTTAAATAGGGAAATTCTTGAGAAGTAAATTATTAGTTTCAGAAAACATGAGACTGACTTACTGACCTGATCCTATGAAGAAGTTTAGGCACAGCCGAAGACACAAGGCGTAAGTCAAGGATTTACTATTTAACCAAAATCCTCATCcctatttcacagaatcacagaattgtaggggttggaagggacctctagagatcatcaagtccaacacccctgccaaagcaggttccctacaccaggtcacacaggtaggcgtccaggcgagacttgaatatctccagagaaggagactccacaaccccctgggcagcctgttccagtgctccgtcaccctcaccgtgaagaagttcttacgcacattcgtgcgaaacttcctgtgctgcagcttatgtccgtttcccctcgtcctgtctccatgtaccactgaaaagagactggcctcaccgctatggccgccacacctcagatattttataaacctggatcagNNNNNNNNNNNNNNNNNNNNNNNNNNNNNNNNNNNNNNNNNNNNNNNNNNNNNNNNNNNNNNNNNNNNNNNNNNNNNNNNNNNNNNNNNNNNNNNNNNNNCTTTTGTTGCtggactatttttttaatattattttgtgGGACAGTCCTGTTGCAACATATCTATTTAACTTAGGTTATGCGATCATACTTCTGAAGTAACGCTCAGTGATTTCGAGCAAAAGATTCAGCTCGTGCTGTTACATGAGGTTGAACTCAACAGCCATTGCATCTCTTGGTTCAGGCTCTGAATCATTTTACGGCTCATTTTGGTGGCAATGTATTCCCTCCAGCTCTTCTAGATCAAAAGTCACCCTTAAAACAGTGTGCTGTGTTCCCTGCTCACCTCCCATCCTTACTGCAATTTCCACATTCAGGCCATTCATGGATGGCACGTcataagaaagaagagcaaacaaAGAGCTCTACCTACAAAAGCAGATTTACCACAGTGATGATATGAAGTTTTTTGTATAAGAAATCTCCTAAGGACTGAATTGCTCATGAGCACCTCCCTCAGACTGCACTACTCGAGTCATCATGCTCAGCGCAGAGGGAATGCTGCATCTCATCTCCCAAGATTTTCAGCTCAGACACACATCTGAGATCAGAAAGTAGCATCTATTAATCTGTAATACATAGAGTGCAGTGTGATACTACACCAGGGATCTAAGGTCAAGTGCGCGAAAAGGCTCAGGGACTAACAGCCTCAGAGTGATCGGAGTTATTGCACTTCTatgacagaagaagaaaagatccCAGGACATCTTTGGTGCATGTTCTTTTGTGATGCTCACTTTTATTACTTGATTACAGCTGCAGGCTTTTGATACGCAACAGCAGGACTGAGGTAAGTACTGATTAAGCTTATAATTGCAGCTGAATCACCGTCGTCATTGGAAAGAAACAAGCTAACACACACTCTGGTAGTGCCTAAGAGCTGAAGCACTCTTTGGAAATGCCCAGCTCTCTTCAGTGCCTACAATTATCATACTATATCACCTTGATGCATTAGTCACCAGCAGCCAGAAACTTGCTTTCCTCCCTCTTCCTACCCTGAAAAACATCTGTACAGACGGGGATAAATGAGGTCTGCTAATgagacagcagcagccatgaagcattttaaaagccCACCCTACACTGAGCTACTCAAATATTTTACTTGGACACTATGTTGCTAGCTCCTTTCCAGGCAGAGCCACTATATCAGCATAGATGTTTGCTTAAACTGAGAAGACAGTCGCCAGCACAGGACTGAGTTGGTCTGTACCTACGTTCACTGCGTATGGGACATTGAGATTTCAGCCCTCTAGATGCAAGAACCCATAGACAGCCTCCTCCATCACTGCCCTTTACTCCATCCCAGAAAAATTCCTCAGAGAAAAAGATAGGCTTTGATTCATAAGAGCAGTTTGACTTTTACCACAGAGGAGTAAGTTCCATGAAAGAACTTAAGGAAGGAATTAGTGTTGGTGCATTCGTAACTTCCTAAGGAATTGTATTAGAAAGCAAGATCTTGGCAGTAGTGTCGGGAGGGCTCAGGTGTAGATACAGGTGCTGCACACTCCAGTGACAGAGTGCCACCTAAGGGCTGATTGCAGGGAGAGAGTAACACCAggacagaaacaaaaggcattCATGTAGAGCCTCAGAAATCCCACTGATTCAGCTATACAATGATCTGAGCAATTGTATAGTCGCTGGttgaaaaataaagactgaTAAATCCTACAGTTCCACCTCAAAGTTGATTGGTTAAGGTGTTTTGATGGTGGATTCACCAATATTTCAGAAGACTGGAGGCATGCCCAGGCATTTTCCCAGGGATCACTGTCAggaagggggggggaaaaagggcGGGGATTCATAAACATCACATTTCCAAGAAGTAATTTGTATTTAGAAAGCCTTTTAGAACACCTGCCTTAGAGGCAGAACTAGAAGcttagtcatagaatcatagagtggcctgggttgaaaagaatgtcaaagaccatctagtttcaacccccatCCATGGGaagggctgccaaccactagaccaggcagcccacagccacatccagcctggccttgaattctTCCTGGAacgaggcatccacaacctctctgggcaacgtATTCCAGTGCATCACAGGTGATCCTACCTTCATCTGGCATTGGGTCAACCAGAAAACgtttccttcattttttaatcactgtttGTTCCTGACATTATGCTCTAATGCACTGACACATTTTTAAGTAGACCTCTGGTGTAATTTCCTTAAAGCATCGTGTGCTTAGCAATGCAGatttcagaaatgcatccaCAGTGGAGACAAAGGTGAATTCAAAGATATAGCATGCTTAAGCATGTTGTGTTTCACAATGAGTAATGAATGCAGCTATTCAGATGTCATTTTCTAGAACACATCATTACAAAACATTGGCTAACTTCTGCAGACAAAGCATTCAAGAAGCACTTGTAAAATACAGTCTCACCCGCTCTGAAGCTATCTCCCTGCCAAGCTTCTCATTTCCAGCTTCCCTGATTTGCTGGCAGGAACAAACTTTCCTGGTGAGTTGGGAAATAACGTCCGTGGATCTCCACTGCTAAACAGTGTCAATGTCTGTATGGTAGATGCGAAAGGAGAAAGATCCTCATACCATCAACTTCAAACATGCTTATATTAACCCTGACAATGACATAATGTCACAGTAGTACCACTTTTGCATTAGAATTTAGGTTTGATGCAGTGGGATCCCTTAAACATAAATATACTGCAAAAGTGCAGAACCTATCAGAGACTGTTAACCTCACAGCAGTAATATAGAAGTCTGCTTCAATTTCCACTTGTCACATAGCAGAAAGTGTTTTCATTGGTCAGGCTTGGCAGGGTGAGTGACTATCATTAActtttaatgagattttttttccactggggttatgattttgtttgttttaaagttgaAGGCTGCATGCAAAAGTTTAATTACTTAGTAATTATATTGCagagctaaaaagaaaaaaaaagaagaaaaagaaaaagaagaacaaggGATCTGAATTTTACATCCACAACGTTCTGagcagcttttcttctcctggaAGTTATCACAACTAGTTAGTCAAGCTTTGCAGCTCTATGTTTGCCCTCAAGGAAACCTTGGCCTGGTATTTACATCAACACCCTTGGATGAAACTATATGAGGCAAGCACGTGGGTATTAATCATTGTTTCTCTGGAATTCTCATCATGATCTCCAGTTTTTAGGACACTATAAAACCCTTAGTAGACCTGAGCTGACTTGAATGCCATGATCAACAACCCAGCAATCAGTTCaccaggaaaacagaaacagatgcactgcaacagcactgctgagcttAACTAAAATTGTGGATAAAAGTGCAACAGTCAAAATTGTAGGCATGATTACACACCTGTGAACCTAAAGCAGGAGAGATGAGGCATGCTACCAGGAAATTTCACTTTCAAAGAACTACACTTTCCTTACCTCCAACTATTTTTCTCTGccagagagaaaatgaatataagtaatataaatataaatgaatggCAATATTTGATTTTCATTGTACACcggttgctccaaaagtaatgcctcccaaTTATGTCCTTTGAAACTACAACTAGTAGTTCTTACTACTTGTAGaaatacaaagagtacaataacattattgatagagcacattctcaactacagaacattatttttcaccatagtcaccatcattaccatgcattttcatcagcgatgagcaagagctctgcatcagcagaggtgactCATTGCCGCtgtcgccactgctgaaacacatcacccaccacctcactgtgttcacatccactgtttagtctcTATAAATGTTCACCACgtatcagtgaatgtcaatggatgctattttttctgcatggaggaattcaattacacacttttgcttcatgcacttccatgttagacgccattttgtcagattgcccctctcctgccatctgtcacacaacaacaaaaagtaatgGAACATTTTGCTGggaggttcaacctctactaccatacagaaacatccacctctgacatcacaGGCCAACATATTAAGGTAGGAGGCAGTCCTCACAACAGCATTCCCACTAACTACAGCAGCCTACTCTGGCAGCAGCTTAATGAAGCTACTGTCCCTGTAGTTCAAGGCCTTGCCTTATgatattttgttattataaaTACAGCAGGTTGGAGAGTGGGTGGAGAGTCATTGCAGTGTCATGTAAAAGGCACTGTCTCCCtttaatgcattaaaaaatgtgCTGCATATGAAAAAGCATGTAGATATCTGCAAGTGCTGTAGCTCAGACTGTATAAGCCAATCACTTTCAGGATGCAAAGAATTCCTTACCACCAAAACACCAGTGGTCATTGTCTCAACTAGGGGACTGGTGCTATGAAAAGGAACAATAAATAGAAGCAAAGTTTGATACCATTGCCGATGCTCCCCTCCCAGATGCCATATTTAGGAAATCTAGCTAGAAACTagtctcagaaaaaaaaaaagaagttgttgATATATCTTCATGCAATAAAGAGTGTTAGaataacaaacatttttatgcaactttgctgagctctgccactgTTTCATCAGAATAGTCAGGTTAGAAGTGAAGGAAGATTTTGGATATAATCCATATAAATACTGGAATGGGTAAATAGACATTTTCAAGTGCACTAATCTGCTCCTTAGACCACAAGAACTTTGCCTCCTCACCGCAGTGCTTTAATTGTATCTTCAGGCTAAGgagggagcagcacagggctaCACATGATCACATTCCGTAGAGCAGGAAGTAAGCTTAACAACACAACCAAGAATTGCAAAAGACTGGGGCAAAGATATTCACATATAAGTAGTATGTTAATTCACTCAGTTCAAATCAAAGCCCAAAAACTTTTAAACcagttctaaaaaaaaaaaaaaattatagaaatTTTGCTGTGGGGACAACAAAATGAAGCGATTGTGATCTAAGTGTGAGTCAGTTCAGCTCACTAGCACAACTTCCAGTGATTCTTCACCTTTCCAATTCTGTCACCTCCAATTTCTCAGTGGAAGTTTCTGGCATTTTTAAGACTGAAGAATGCATGTAGTGCTGCGAGTGTACTGACCTGTCCGTGGACAATTCTTTTGCAACTGTGTGTTGTGGTAGAGGTGGCTATTTACACATCAAGGTagcaaattaaaatgaactGTCAAGACCTCAcatcttttcaaaacagaagcaCTGCTACTTATTGAACTTACTGAGAAGCTGTACCTTAAAAGACTCTTTTGTACATGGCTAGCAAATTTGAGCAGATCCAGTTTTGCAGATGACATTCCATCTTCCCACCTATATCCTTCTATAGAAATACTCACATCCCCACAGCATCAAATCCTCTCCTATTAGGAAAGAACCTCAAAAGCAAGGAAGTGCAAGTAATCAAGCCATGAATTCAGATTCACATCAGAACAAAAACCAGCTCAGGAAACTCCAATCCCACTACAAATTCAAAGGTATGGCATGAGGTTTAAAAGCAGCTGAGACAAGAACACTTGAAAATCCTGTGTGGA
It encodes:
- the LOC104911083 gene encoding transmembrane protein 87A-like, with the translated sequence MKFRLVDCQSDWQELWVDDAIWRLLFSMILFVIMILWRPSANNQRFAFSPLSEEEEDDEQKEPMLKESFEGMKMRSTKQEPNGNVKANKAQEDDLKWVEENVPSSVTDVALPALLDSDEERMITHFERSKME